Within Halobacterium jilantaiense, the genomic segment CCGGGATGCGGAAGTACTCCGTCAACTCGACGTTCCCGCCAGAGGAGCGCGCCGAGATGGTGGACGTCGACCCCGAGAAACTCCGGTTCTCCCTGCTGAACTTCTACGGCGACCTGGAGGCCTACGACGGCGACCCGCCTAGTCCCTGACTAGTTCGACTGAGCTTGTGCGACGGGCTCTGTCGTAGACGTATTCTCGAAAGCCCCGGATGGCTACGGTCGCGCGGCTCGCTGCGCGCGCTCGCTCCGCTCGCGTGCTTCCGTCGCCGGGCTTCCCGTAGCCATCCGCCCCGTTCAGTCCCACCAGGCCCGCTGGTCAGCCGGTGACGGGTGAACTGAAAGGGGCGACACGGTCGTAAGCCGAGATCGTTCGAAAGACGGCTGCGCCGTCTTTCGTGATGACAAGAGACGCCACGGCGTCTCTTGAACCACGACGCAAGCACCGCAGGCCGGAGGCCGAGGAGCGCAGCGAGTCACAGGCCCGACCGCGTCGGGGCTTTCGAGGCCTCGTCGACCGAGACCGCGAACAGTACATCGAAGTCCCAGTCACGCAGGCAACGACAACGTATCGACGCGCTCGCCGTACTCGGCGTCGTAGAGGTAGAGTTCGTCGATGGTCCACGTGACGGGGCCGACCTGCCGGCCGTCGATGGCGTCGACGGCGCGCTGGCCTTGGAAGCCGCTGGCGTCTCGCGCGAGCGTGACGTGTGGGTCGTAGTCGTCGCCGCCTTCCATGACGGGGACGGGGTCGAACACCGAGCAGAGACGCTCGTGGAGGCCGTGGATACCGGGGCTCTCGACGGCGAGGTAGACGACGGGACTGGAGCCGTTCGGCGGGTTCTCGAAGGTGTCGACCTCCGAGACGCGGGCTTCGACGGCGGGCGCGCCGGCGAGGGCGTCCTGTGCGGTCTGCCACGCCGTCCGGAGTTGCTTCCGGTCGCCGGCGGGGACGCGCTTGACGAGCAACGTCTGCTCGTGACGTTCGCGGACGCGGTCGAACTCGGTGAGCGCGGGCCGGAGCTCCGCCGCGAGCTCGTTGACGGCCGCCGGGACCGGCGCGTTCACGCTGTACACGCCCGTCTGTCGGGGGGCGAACGGGAAAGCCCTGGCGTTTAGATTTCGTCGAGCAGCCAGAGCACGACGAGCGCGACGACGAGCAGCCCGATGAACGGTCGCGCGAGCCCGAGAACGGCGGCGAGTGCGCCGACGAACGCCTCCAGAACTTCGAGTGCGAGCCAGACGACGACCAGTACGAGGACGACTCGCAGCAGCGTGTCGGCGTCGAGTTCGCCGCGTGCCTGTGACATGCCCGCTCCTTTCGACACCGCGGGGAAGTGCCTTCGGGCCGGTGTGCGACTTTCTGCCAGGCAACGTTTAAGCCGGTGGGCCGGTTTCTCGCAGGTACGATGACGCCGCCGGCTCCCACCACGCGTTCGCTGTCCGGGAGCCGCGCGACCGCCCGGCCGGCGGTCGCAGACGCAGTCCGCCCCGCGGCGGGCACCAGCGTGTCGCGACGACGACCGGGGTCTCCCTGACCCCACACTAGTTACTCCCCCCGACCCCCCGTCGTCGCATCGCCTTCGACCGACACGACACGCTACACTACACCCACATGCCATCCGGAACCGTCGCGCTCGCCTTCTCGGGCGGGCTCGACACGACAGTCTGCGTACCGCTGCTGAAAGAGGAGTACGGCTACGACGACGTGATCGGCGTCACCGTCGACGTCGGCCAGCCAGACGCCGAGTTCGCCGAGGCCCACGAGACCGCCGACGCGCTCGGCGTCGAACACCACGTCGTCGACGCGAAGGCCGAGTTCGCCGACCTCTGCTTCGACGCCGTGCAGGCCGGCGCGACCTACCAGGGCTACCCGCTCGGGACCGCACTCGCCCGCCCGGTCATCGCCGAAGCAATCCTCGACGTCGCCGAAGACGAGGGCTGCACGGCGCTCGCCCACGGCTGCACGGGGAAGGGCAACGACCAGTTGCGCTTCGAGGCCGTCTGGCGCGCCAGCGACCTCGACGTGCTCGCGCCCGTCCGCGAACTCGGACTCACGCGCGAGTGGGAGATCGACTACGCCGACGAGAAGGGCCTGCCCGTGGAGGCCGGCAACGAGGGCGAGTGGAGCATCGACACGAACCTCTGGAGCCGCTCGGTCGAGGGCGGCCACCTCGAAGACCCGGGCTACCAGCCCCCCGAGGACATCTACGACTGGACGGACGAGCCGACCGGTGACACCGAGACCGTCGACATCACGTTCGAGGCCGGCGAACCGGTCGCCGTCGACGGGAAGGCGATGGAGCCCGTCCCCCTCATCGAGTACCTGAACGACCTCGCCGGGAGCTACGGGGTCGGCCGCACGGACATGATGGAGGACCGTATGCTCGGGCTGAAGGTCCGCGAGAACTACGAGCACCCCGCAGCGACGACGCTCCTCGCGGCCCACGACGCCCTGGAGGGCCTGGTCCTGACGAAAGACGAGCGCGACTTCACCGAGGACGTGAGCCAGCAGTGGGCACAGAAGGCCTACGAGGGGCTCGTCGACCACCCGCTGATGGACGCGCTGAACGGCTACTTCGCCGAGACGCAGTCGAAGGTCACCGGCACGGTCACCGTCAAATTCGAGGGCGGGCAGGCCCGTCCGGTCGCCCGCGAGAGCGAGCACGCCGTCTACTCGGCCGACGCCGCCTCCTTCGACACGGAGACCGTGAACGGCATCGAGCAGGCAGACGCGACGGGCGTCGCGAAGTACCACGGCTTCCAGTCCCGCCTCGCGAACGCCAGCAAGCCCGAACTGAAGACCGACGGCGGCCCGGGCGAGGAGGGGGCGGGAGCGACCGAGGAGGGGGCGAGCGACGAATGAGCGACGGAGAGGACGAGACCGCGGGCGGCGCTGGCGGCGCTTCGGACGGCAGCGACACGGTCGTGCGCCGCGACCGCTTCAGCCGCGGTCCCGCGCGCTCGTTCCTCTCCTCGATGGACGCGGACGACCGCATCTTCGCCGCCGACCTCGACGTGGACCGCGCGCACGTCGTGATGCTCGCCGAGCAGGGCGTCGTCTCGGACGACGACGCCGAGGACATTCTGGGCGCGCTCGCCGACGTGGAGTCGGCGGGCTTCGACGCACTCCCCGACGGCGAGGACGTCCACGAGGCCATCGAGACGGCCGTCGTGGAGCGGGTCGGCGAGGCGGGCGGGAAGATGCACACGGCGCGCTCTCGCAACGACGAGGTCGCGGCCTGCATCCGGTACCGGCTGCGCGAGGACCTGCTGGACGCAATCGAGGCCGTGCTCGCGCTGCGCGGCGCGCTCGCCGACGTGGCCGCGGCCGAGTCGGAGACCGTGATGCCCGGGTTCACGCACCTTCAGCCCGCGCAGCCGACGACGGTCGCGCACTGGGCGCTCTCCTACGAGGGGACGCTCGCCCGCGACACCGGCCGCCTGCTGGACGCCTACGGCCGCGTCAACGAGTCACCCCTCGGCGCGGCGGCGTTCGCCGGCACCACCTTCGACGTGGACCGCGAACGGACCGCTGACCTCCTCGGATTCGACGGTGTCGTGACGAACGCGACGGACGCGGCTGCGAGCCGCGACTTCCTGCTGGAAGCCGTCGCCGCGCTGTCG encodes:
- a CDS encoding 2'-5' RNA ligase family protein, with translation MYSVNAPVPAAVNELAAELRPALTEFDRVRERHEQTLLVKRVPAGDRKQLRTAWQTAQDALAGAPAVEARVSEVDTFENPPNGSSPVVYLAVESPGIHGLHERLCSVFDPVPVMEGGDDYDPHVTLARDASGFQGQRAVDAIDGRQVGPVTWTIDELYLYDAEYGERVDTLSLPA
- a CDS encoding DUF7554 family protein, with the protein product MSQARGELDADTLLRVVLVLVVVWLALEVLEAFVGALAAVLGLARPFIGLLVVALVVLWLLDEI
- a CDS encoding argininosuccinate synthase, coding for MPSGTVALAFSGGLDTTVCVPLLKEEYGYDDVIGVTVDVGQPDAEFAEAHETADALGVEHHVVDAKAEFADLCFDAVQAGATYQGYPLGTALARPVIAEAILDVAEDEGCTALAHGCTGKGNDQLRFEAVWRASDLDVLAPVRELGLTREWEIDYADEKGLPVEAGNEGEWSIDTNLWSRSVEGGHLEDPGYQPPEDIYDWTDEPTGDTETVDITFEAGEPVAVDGKAMEPVPLIEYLNDLAGSYGVGRTDMMEDRMLGLKVRENYEHPAATTLLAAHDALEGLVLTKDERDFTEDVSQQWAQKAYEGLVDHPLMDALNGYFAETQSKVTGTVTVKFEGGQARPVARESEHAVYSADAASFDTETVNGIEQADATGVAKYHGFQSRLANASKPELKTDGGPGEEGAGATEEGASDE
- the argH gene encoding argininosuccinate lyase: MSDGEDETAGGAGGASDGSDTVVRRDRFSRGPARSFLSSMDADDRIFAADLDVDRAHVVMLAEQGVVSDDDAEDILGALADVESAGFDALPDGEDVHEAIETAVVERVGEAGGKMHTARSRNDEVAACIRYRLREDLLDAIEAVLALRGALADVAAAESETVMPGFTHLQPAQPTTVAHWALSYEGTLARDTGRLLDAYGRVNESPLGAAAFAGTTFDVDRERTADLLGFDGVVTNATDAAASRDFLLEAVAALSSVAVTCSGLAEDVVFFANRGFVDVSDDYASTSSIMPQKKNPDTLELVRATAGDALGAYQGLATTLKGLPRAYNRDLQRATGHAWTAADSVTGAVEVATGAVATADWPAEDLEAAAGEGFSTATGVADALAAAGLPFRTAHEIVALAAEAGADLGAVDDAAQEVTGESLSDLVDPELVAAALDPAASVAERDSTGGPAPAAVREALGDVLAGIDADGAAVGSERAALADAQRDLAAEVASYV